The genomic interval TTGTAATAATTTTATGAAGCGTACTTTTCTGTATATGATCTATTTTATTAATGAAAGCCGAAGTTGCCTTAATGAAATACGTAATATATTCTTCTTTTATGGCATTTGCTTCGCTTAAACTTACATTCATTTCCTGTAGTTTTAAATAGGACTCAGCCATAGTTTTCCTAGCTTTATTTTTCTCTTTTAATTGCTTGAAGATTATTCCAAGAAAAACAAAAATGATAACCGTAAGAATCGTCAAAAGAATAATGATTTTTTCGAGTTTATCATTTTTATCTTTTACATTATTCAGTTGTGCTTTTTCTATAATAGGAAGAATCGACGAAATCTCAATTTTTCGATGTCTGGCATTATAAAAAGTAGCATCATCCATCGCGATGTTGATGTATTCGTTGGCTTTATCCAAATAACCCATTTTAAAAAGTTCATTGGCTAAATTCCTTAGCGCGACAGTTTCTTTAGTCGCATTTTTAACGTCGGCAACCGCTGCCATTGCGAGATATTGAATGGCTTTTTTAGTGTAACCTCGTTCAGAATAAATATAGCCGAGACTCGAAGTTGCAATTCCGTAGTAATCTGGCGGAAGATTATAGTTGTTAATCCAATAACTGAAAGCAAATTCTGCGCCGCGCCAATCTTGTTGTTTTAAACGTTTCAGGCTTTCTGCTGCCCAATATTCATTCGTATTAGTTCCGATTAATTCTAATGCTTTTTTTAAGAAATGATTTCCTTGCTGTACATAATGAATATTAAAACGCTGGTCACGGTTATAATCGGCTAAATCATAATACGCACGCGCTTTGATGTTGTAATATTCGAATTTATTTTTAAGGTCTAATTTTGTATCATCAATAACATTTAAAGTGTCAATTGCTTCTTTAAAAAGGCCTGAAGACAAAAGCACAAAACCTTCTTTAATTCGGCTTTTAGATAAAAACTTTGGATCTTTTAAAACTTTGGCTTTGATTTTAGATTGCTCCAAATAATAATAAGCAGAATCATATTTAAAAGATTTGTATTCATCAAACAAAGACATATAACAATTGTACAACTCTTCATTATTCTGATTTAGTGTAAATTTTGATACATTTTTCTTTAAAGACTCAATTTTTCGATATTTCTGTTTCAGGTAAATGTCTTTTTTCAAGAGCACCTGATCTAATTCTTCTAAATAAGGATTGGTCTCTTTCGCAGTTAGAGAAAATCCTATAATGAAGAAAAACAGCATGAATATTCTTCGCATGGTTTAGTTTTGGTTTAGGGTAAGGTTGATTTTTTGTATAGTTAGTTAATTCGCTTTAAAATTAAAATAAGTTTGATATTAATGGAAATCTGACTCTTTGGAATTTTATAATTTGTTTAATAACATCGCTTTAGAAGGTAATTTTTGAAGCAAAAACGTGTGGTAAATGTTAAAAACAGTCAATTTATTTGCAATTATACAATAAAAACAGGTTATATAAATGCATAGTGAAAAAAATATACCAAATATTTTGCATATTGTCATTTTTACCATTAAAAAACCACTGATTTTCATCTAAACAACATCTTGATTTTTTGATTTTAAAAATAATAATAAAATCTTGATAATCAGCAAGTTGTTTTTAAAATTGTCTGAATAATATCTTGATTTTTCTCCGATTTTTTTTTTAGGATTTATTTAACTTCTAGCTTCGTTGTGTCCTTTTGAAGGGGATGACAAACTAACAAAAACCAAAAATTTATGAAATGTAAAAGTCTTTATTGGTTAGCTTTTATGATGTGTTTTTTTGCGATTAGTTGCGATAACATAGATGACGGAAGCTACGTAGATCCGATTACCCTTTACGAAAAAGTAAATGGAAATTGGGGATTAACAAATCTGAAAATGGTCGACGAAGTTGCCAAGGCAAACAAGATCGAACCAAGTGAAGAAAACTTGAGTACTTATTTCAATTACGAAGATTTTAAAATCAAATTCAACGTAGATGAAAATAACAAACCGACAAGTTACGAAGTTACCGGAAATGTCCCTCCGTTATTTGCTGCAAAGGGATACTGGGCATTAAGTTCAGATTTTCAGCCAACTAATAGTGGCACAAATAAAATCTACTTGTACAGTGATGCACAGAAAACTCAAAAAACAGACGAACTCAGATTACTTGCTGTTCCGGGAAAAAATGAAGAAATGCAAATTCAATTAACCCGTACTTCAGGCGGAGTAGATTTTGTGTCTTATGTATTTAAATTAAATGCTATTAATTAAAAAGTAATATGAAAAAGTTTATATATACAATTTTACTTGGCTTGTTGATGGCTCCTAATTTTGTTAAGGCGCAAGAAGCCGCAGGAGCTGTGGGGCCAATGTCATCATTTCCTGTTGTTTACAAATATGATGAAAAAGTTACGTGGTATTTTGATATGTCATCATCTACATTTGCTGAGACAGAAGATTTATACATCTGGATTTGGTCTCCATCTGAGCCAGATGCAGGAAACTGGGAACACTCTTCAAGCTTTGCAAAACTGAAATACGAAGGAAATAAAATCTGGAGTTTTACTTTGACACCAACGGTTTATTTTTCTAAAACTCCTGCTGAAATTGCGGCAAGTGCTGGATTTTGGTTTCGTTTGAAAAATTTTAACGGGTCTAAACAAAGTGATGTTGCAAATATTCCTTACACTGATTTTTCATCATTTTATACTTCAAATGAGTTAATCAGATCGTATCCGTCAAAACCTTTAATTGATAAACCGGTTAGTATTTTATTTAATTCTAATTTGAAAGAAGGTTTTGCTGGAGTTGAAAGTGTTCACTTTCATAGTGGTTTAAATAATTGGGCAGTTTTGCAAGAATATCAGGCTTGGCTTCCAGACGTTTCTGAGAAAACAAAACTGAAAGATCTTGGAAATGGTTTCTACAGAATGGATTTGATTCCGCAGCAATATTACAATCCGCCAGCAGGGTTTGTTATGGAAAACATAACTTTCTTAATGGTAGCAAAAGATTGGACTACAAATTCTGGCGATCAAATTATTTATGCAGGAGAATTTATTCCGCCACCGCCACCAAGTTTCAGTTTTTTTCCATTACAAATCAGTCAAAAAGATTTTCTTGGAATGTCTAGAAAAAACAACGAAGTAGGCGTAAACAAATTGATTTACACGATTACTGCTGGAACAAAAACATTTTCTGGTGAGTTTTCTGGAGGAACTACAGAAATTAAAGGTTTTGTCAATCTGGTTACAGAATTAAACGGACTTCCGAATTTGAACGAAATCCATGTTTTGGTTAAGGATAACAAAGACAAAACGATTTCGGATACGATGATTCCGCTTAAAACTCTAGACAAATAATCACTATTAAATTAAAACACCAATTCTAATGAATAGTAAAAATATAAAAAGCGTCCAGCATAAAATGTGGACTGCTAAAGGAGCGGTATTGATGATTTTTATGCTTTTTCTTTCTGCTGGTCTTTTCGCGCAGACGAAAAAACAAATCTCAGGAACCGTTTATGACAATACTGGAACGGTATTGCCAGGAGCTTCTATCATTGAAGTAGGAACGAAAAACGGAACTACAACAGATTTTGATGGTAAATTCAGTCTTCAGGTAGCCGCAGGAAGTGCAATTGAAGTTTCGTTTATCGGATCGACAACGCAAAAAATCCAAATTACAGGAAATAACAATTATGAGGTTCGTCTGCAAAATGACGGTTACGCATTGGCAGAAGTGCAAGTTGTTTCTGTAGGTTACGGAAAAGTAAAAAAATCAGATTTGACTGGAGCAATTTCTACAGTTGGAGCAGATGATTTGGTAAAAGGAACAATATCTTCTACAGAACAAGTTTTGCAAGGAAAAGTAGCAGGATTAAATATTATTCGTCCTTCTGGAGATCCAGCGGCGGGTTCTACAATTCGTCTTCGTGGAGGAACTTCTTTAACAGCAAGTAACAGTCCGCTTATTGTTGTGGACGGAATTGCTG from Flavobacterium sp. YJ01 carries:
- a CDS encoding DUF5004 domain-containing protein — encoded protein: MKCKSLYWLAFMMCFFAISCDNIDDGSYVDPITLYEKVNGNWGLTNLKMVDEVAKANKIEPSEENLSTYFNYEDFKIKFNVDENNKPTSYEVTGNVPPLFAAKGYWALSSDFQPTNSGTNKIYLYSDAQKTQKTDELRLLAVPGKNEEMQIQLTRTSGGVDFVSYVFKLNAIN
- a CDS encoding DUF6377 domain-containing protein yields the protein MRRIFMLFFFIIGFSLTAKETNPYLEELDQVLLKKDIYLKQKYRKIESLKKNVSKFTLNQNNEELYNCYMSLFDEYKSFKYDSAYYYLEQSKIKAKVLKDPKFLSKSRIKEGFVLLSSGLFKEAIDTLNVIDDTKLDLKNKFEYYNIKARAYYDLADYNRDQRFNIHYVQQGNHFLKKALELIGTNTNEYWAAESLKRLKQQDWRGAEFAFSYWINNYNLPPDYYGIATSSLGYIYSERGYTKKAIQYLAMAAVADVKNATKETVALRNLANELFKMGYLDKANEYINIAMDDATFYNARHRKIEISSILPIIEKAQLNNVKDKNDKLEKIIILLTILTVIIFVFLGIIFKQLKEKNKARKTMAESYLKLQEMNVSLSEANAIKEEYITYFIKATSAFINKIDHIQKSTLHKIITKKTDEVIASLKRYNVKEERENLFHQFDEIFLKLFPTFVTDFNNLFPNDHKCLVKKGELLNTELRIFALYRLGIQDSNQMAEFLELSVATIYTYKTRIKSKSDFKDTFEQKIMEIKTI